A stretch of Gasterosteus aculeatus chromosome 4, fGasAcu3.hap1.1, whole genome shotgun sequence DNA encodes these proteins:
- the tspan33a gene encoding tetraspanin-33 isoform X2: MGGRGGAPGSGDDYSFVSPVVKYLLFLFNFIFWICSLVMVAIGVFARLMKHAEAALACLAVDPAVMLMVVGFLMFIITFCGCVGSLRENICLLQTFCICLTVIFLLQLIAGILGFVFADKSRDRVTWMINNAIVHYREDIDLQNLIDFGQREFGCCGAVTYTDWSQNMYFNCTQDNPSNERCSVPFSCCNLSEDKVVINTMCGAGMQHLEYIEAGDHIYTNGCIDKLVNWIHSNMFLLGGVALGLAIPQLVGILLSQILINQIKDQIALQNYNLKHRSDPWS, from the exons ATGGGAGGACGCGGAGGCGCACCGGGATCAGGCGATGACTACTCCTTCGTCAGTCCAGTTGTCAAGTACCTGCTGTTCTTGTTCAATTTTATATTTTGG ATATGTTCCCTGGTGATGGTGGCCATCGGCGTGTTCGCGCGCTTGATGAAACATGCCG aggcAGCACTTGCATGTCTGGCGGTGGACCCCGCTGTGATGCTGATGGTCGTGGGCTTCCTCATGTTCATCATCACCTTCTGCGGCTGCGTGGGCTCCCTGCGAGAAAACATCTGCCTTCTGCAGACA TTCTGTATCTGCCTGACGGTGATCTTCCTGCTCCAGCTCATCGCCGGGATTCTTGGCTTCGTCTTCGCCGATAAG TCTCGGGACCGAGTGACGTGGATGATCAACAACGCCATCGTCCACTACAGGGAGGACATCGATCTGCAAAACCTCATCGACTTTGGTCAGAGAGAG TTTGGCTGCTGCGGCGCCGTGACGTACACGGACTGGTCCCAGAACATGTACTTCAACTGCACGCAGGACAACCCCAGCAACGAACGCTGCTCCGTCCCCTTCTCCTGCTGCAACCTGTCCGAAGACAAG GTGGTCATCAACACCATGTGTGGCGCCGGCATGCAGCATTTAGAGTACATTGAAGCCGGAGACCACATTTACACCAATGGCTGCATAGACAAACTGGTGAATTGGATCCACAGTAACATGTTCCTACTGGGAGGGGTCGCCCTGGGACTGGCTATACCACAG CTGGTTGGCATCCTCTTGTCTCAGATCTTAATCAACCAGATCAAAGACCAGATCGCGCTCCAGAACTACAACCTCAAGCACCGCTCTGACCCGTGGAGCTGA
- the tspan33a gene encoding tetraspanin-33 isoform X1 has translation MGGRGGAPGSGDDYSFVSPVVKYLLFLFNFIFWICSLVMVAIGVFARLMKHAEAALACLAVDPAVMLMVVGFLMFIITFCGCVGSLRENICLLQTFCICLTVIFLLQLIAGILGFVFADKSRDRVTWMINNAIVHYREDIDLQNLIDFGQREFGCCGAVTYTDWSQNMYFNCTQDNPSNERCSVPFSCCNLSEDKQVVINTMCGAGMQHLEYIEAGDHIYTNGCIDKLVNWIHSNMFLLGGVALGLAIPQLVGILLSQILINQIKDQIALQNYNLKHRSDPWS, from the exons ATGGGAGGACGCGGAGGCGCACCGGGATCAGGCGATGACTACTCCTTCGTCAGTCCAGTTGTCAAGTACCTGCTGTTCTTGTTCAATTTTATATTTTGG ATATGTTCCCTGGTGATGGTGGCCATCGGCGTGTTCGCGCGCTTGATGAAACATGCCG aggcAGCACTTGCATGTCTGGCGGTGGACCCCGCTGTGATGCTGATGGTCGTGGGCTTCCTCATGTTCATCATCACCTTCTGCGGCTGCGTGGGCTCCCTGCGAGAAAACATCTGCCTTCTGCAGACA TTCTGTATCTGCCTGACGGTGATCTTCCTGCTCCAGCTCATCGCCGGGATTCTTGGCTTCGTCTTCGCCGATAAG TCTCGGGACCGAGTGACGTGGATGATCAACAACGCCATCGTCCACTACAGGGAGGACATCGATCTGCAAAACCTCATCGACTTTGGTCAGAGAGAG TTTGGCTGCTGCGGCGCCGTGACGTACACGGACTGGTCCCAGAACATGTACTTCAACTGCACGCAGGACAACCCCAGCAACGAACGCTGCTCCGTCCCCTTCTCCTGCTGCAACCTGTCCGAAGACAAG CAGGTGGTCATCAACACCATGTGTGGCGCCGGCATGCAGCATTTAGAGTACATTGAAGCCGGAGACCACATTTACACCAATGGCTGCATAGACAAACTGGTGAATTGGATCCACAGTAACATGTTCCTACTGGGAGGGGTCGCCCTGGGACTGGCTATACCACAG CTGGTTGGCATCCTCTTGTCTCAGATCTTAATCAACCAGATCAAAGACCAGATCGCGCTCCAGAACTACAACCTCAAGCACCGCTCTGACCCGTGGAGCTGA
- the smo gene encoding protein smoothened, with amino-acid sequence MSSQARRGPIVGVCGMLCVWAAWLSGSAAALSPNGTAFVDHCKKHSTCEALKYNTCLGSPLPYTHTSLALAEDSGTQEEAFEKLTMWSGLRNAPRCWSVIQPLLCAIYMPKCENGRVELPSQSLCLATRGPCSIVDQERGWPGFLKCDKFPQGCSNEVQKLKFNMSGQCEAPLVKTDIQSSWYKDVEGCGIQCDNPLFTEEEHNDMHAYIAYFGTITLLCTFFTLATFLADWKNSNRYPAVILFYINACFFVGSIGWLAQFLDGARDEIVCKSDNTMRLGEPSSSETLSCVTIFIIVYYSLMSGVIWFVMLTYAWHTSFKALGTTQQPLSGRTSYFHMVTWSIPFVLTVAILAIAEVDGDSVSGICFVGYKNYRYRAGFVLAPIGVVLVVGGYFLIRGVMTLFSIKSNHPGLLSEKAASKIKETMLRLGIFGFLAFGFVFITFGCHFYDFFNQAEWERSFREYVLCEANVTIASQTNKPIPECTIKNRPSLMVEKINLFSMFGTGIAMSTWVWTKATILIWRRTWCKIIGRSDNEPKRIKKSKMIAKAFALRKELHKDPEKELSFSMHTVSHEGPVAGINFELNEPSNDMSSAWAQHVTKMVARRGAILPQDISVTPTGTPVPPPDERNRLWMVEAEISPEMIKRKKKKKKRKKDVRPSEEAVEHHGYAQREFGRSSVPRLPKLPCHPSLVANLREHQRQQQTLEEEEVLPGSYPDTRPSHSVSREQRRPHPSYQSGRRSYGHGHPPAYSDRPEDLGLGPRCLPSASTWQPSEPSSYPGETDLADGLSERLAHVARVPAGRRAGYGPIHSRTNLMEAELMDADSDF; translated from the exons ATGTCCTCCCAGGCTCGGCGGGGCCCCATTGTTGGAGTGTGCGGGATGCTGTGCGTCTGGGCAGCCTGGCTCTCGGGCTCCGCGGCGGCGTTGTCGCCGAACGGCACCGCGTTCGTGGACCACTGCAAGAAACACTCGACGTGCGAGGCGCTCAAGTACAACACATGCCTCGGATCGCCGTTACCGTACACGCACACCTCCCTGGCCCTGGCCGAGGACTCCGGCACCCAGGAGGAGGCTTTTGAGAAGTTGACCATGTGGTCCG GTCTGCGGAACGCTCCCCGCTGTTGGTCCGTCATCCAGCCTCTGCTCTGTGCCATCTACATGCCCAAATGTGAGAACGGTCGGGTGGAGCTGCCCAGCCAGAGCCTGTGCTTGGCTACGCGTGGACCATGTAGCATCGTGGACCAGGAAAGGGGCTGGCCCGGCTTCCTCAAGTGTGACAAATTCCCCCAGGGCTGTTCG AACGAGGTGCagaagctgaagttcaacatgTCGGGCCAGTGCGAGGCTCCCCTTGTGAAGACGGACATCCAGTCCAGCTGGTACAAGGACGTGGAGGGCTGCGGCATCCAGTGTGACAACCCGCTGTTCACCGAGGAGGAGCACAACGACATGCACGCCTACATCGCCTACTTTGGCACCATTACCCTCCTGTGCACCTTCTTCACCCTG GCGACGTTTCTCGCCGACTGGAAGAACTCCAATCGCTACCCGGCCGTCATTCTCTTCTACATCAACGCCTGTTTCTTCGTGGGCAGCATAGGCTGGCTGGCCCAATTCCTGGACGGAGCACGCGACGAGATCGTGTGCAAGAGCGACAACACCATGCGACTCGGGGAGCCGTC GTCTTCGGAGACGCTGTCGTGcgtcaccatcttcatcatcgtGTACTACTCCCTGATGTCGGGCGTGATCTGGTTCGTCATGCTGACCTACGCCTGGCACACGTCCTTCAAAGCCCTGGGGACCACGCAACAGCCGCTGTCCGGCAGGACCTCCTACTTCCACATGGTCACCTGGTCCATTCCCTTTGTCCTGACCGTGGCCATCCTGGCCATCGCCGAG GTGGACGGAGACTCAGTCAGCGGGATCTGTTTCGTCGGATACAAGAACTACAGATACCGTGCCGGGTTCGTGCTTGCCCCCATCGGGGTGGTGCTTGTCGTCGGAGGCTACTTCCTCATCCGGG GCGTCATGACTTTGTTTTCCATTAAGAGCAACCACCCCGGGCTGCTGAGTGAGAAAGCTGCCAGTAAAATCAAAGAGACGATGCTGAGACTTG GTATTTTTGGATTCCTCGCTTTCGGCTTTGTCTTCATCACCTTCGGCTGCCACTTCTACGACTTCTTCAACCAGGCCGAATGGGAGAGGAGCTTCAGAGAATACGTGCT GTGCGAAGCCAACGTGACAATCGCCTCTCAGACCAACAAGCCGATCCCAGAATGCACCATTAAGAACCGGCCCAGCCTAATGGTGGAGAAGATCAACCTGTTCTCCATGTTCGGGACCGGTATTGCTATGAGTACCTGGGTCTGGACCAAGGCCACTATCCTCATCTGGAGACGGACCTGGTGCAA GATTATTGGCCGCAGTGACAATGAACCCAAGAGGATCAAGAAGAGCAAGATGATTGCCAAGGCGTTTGCGTTGAGGAAGGAACTTCACAAGGACCCAGAGAAGGAGCTGTCTTTCAGCATGCACACCGTGTCCCACGAAGGACCCGTGG CCGGAATCAATTTTGAGCTGAATGAGCCATCGAATGACATGTCGTCGGCCTGGGCGCAGCATGTGACCAAGATGGTGGCCAGGCGAGGTGCCATCCTGCCTCAGGACATCTCTGTTACCCCCACTGGTACCCCAG TGCCACCTCCAGACGAGAGGAACAGACTGTGGATGGTGGAGGCGGAGATCTCGCCAGAGATgataaagaggaaaaagaagaagaagaagaggaagaaggacgTTCGTCCGTCGGAGGAAGCGGTGGAACACCATGGCTATGCTCAGCGCGAGTTCGGCCGCAGCTCGGTGCCTCGCCTGCCCAAATTGCCGTGCCACCCCAGCCTGGTCGCAAACCTGCGGGAGCATCAGAGGCAACAGCagacgctggaggaggaggaggtcctgCCAGGGTCCTACCCGGACACCCGACCCTCCCACTCCGTGTCCCGCGAGCAGAGGCGCCCCCATCCCTCGTACCAGAGCGGCCGGCGCAGCTACGGCCACGGCCACCCTCCGGCCTACAGCGACCGCCCAGAAGATCTGGGTCTCGGCCCGCGCTGCCTCCCCTCAGCCTCCACCTGGCAGCCCAGCGAACCTTCCAGCTACCCGGGGGAGACAGACCTCGCCGACGGGCTGTCAGAGAGGTTGGCCCACGTGGCTCGGGTGCCGGCTGGACGCAGGGCAGGCTATGGACCCATTCACTCTCGGACCAATTTAATGGAAGCGGAGCTTATGGACGCCGACTCTGACTTCTAA